One Punica granatum isolate Tunisia-2019 chromosome 3, ASM765513v2, whole genome shotgun sequence genomic window carries:
- the LOC116199410 gene encoding U2 small nuclear ribonucleoprotein B''-like has protein sequence MLSGDIPPNQTIYIKNLNEKIKKEELKRSLYCLFSQYGRILDVVALKTPKLRGQAWVAFSEVTSASNAVRQMQNFPFYDKPMRIQYAKEKSDCIAKADGTYEKKKKQEEKAERKRRSEEAQMANGSAPESNGGPTVSFRQGNTNAQEALPPNNILFVQNLPVETTSQMLQLLFVQYPGFKEVRMIEAKPGIAFVEYEDEVQAGMAMQHLQGFKITAQNPMSIAYAKK, from the exons ATGCTGTCAGGGGACATACCACCGAATCAAACGATATACATCAAGAACCTCAATGAAAAGATCAAGAAAGAAG aGTTGAAGAGATCCCTTTATTGCTTGTTCTCTCAATATGGAAGGATTTTGGATGTTGTTGCCTTGAAGACACCAAAGCTTAGAGGGCAAGCATGGGTCGCATTCAGCGAAGTTACCTCTGCCAGCAATGCTGTGAGGCAGATGCAAAACTTCCCTTTCTATGATAAACCTATG CGTATACAGTATGCCAAGGAGAAGTCAGATTGTATTGCTAAAGCAGATGGAACAtatgagaagaaaaagaaacaagaagaaaaag CTGAAAGAAAGCGTCGTTCTGAAGAAGCCCAGATGGCTAATGGTTCAGCTCCTGAAAGCAATGGGGGCCCAACA GTCTCTTTCCGCCAGGGGAATACTAATGCTCAAGAAGCGCTTCCTCCCAATAATATACTGTTTGTTCAGAATTTGCCTGTGGAGACAACAAGTCAGATGCTGCAGTTGTTGTTCGTTCAGTACCCAGGATTCAAGGAGGTGCGTATGATAGAGGCGAAGCCGGGGATTGCATTTGTGGAGTATGAGGACGAGGTGCAGGCTGGAATGGCCATGCAGCATCTTCAGGGATTCAAGATCACTGCTCAGAACCCCATGTCCATTGCCTATGCTAAGAAGTAA
- the LOC116199409 gene encoding uncharacterized protein LOC116199409 produces the protein MLRSILRAAAAGSKLHHQLPRPSAAAALLPCLSYSSKNSKSAVTKANKKAKSKDGRADNTSSTASDDLDSGLDEGARARHLALDESDSSLDVGPDGRPLFTSTSSLSHLTRKDACTYFNFNMSKLEEVLPEGLPAGMEKEFGEAMRSAVLVRQGFLDLRDNFRRIVDPPSWPSDKAPKLRKQVVLDGPVSCGKSIALAMLVHWARDEGWLVFYVPKGREWTHGGFYYKNPQTGLWDTPVQAEKILKDFRMWNEGHLMKLPCQVYDPIPLGEGAGVGWMKDVDSMTMPEGSTLDDLVKTGIDHTHAAVGVVVRLRKELSLVKEIPVLFAIDQYNSWFTFSEYEVPVTLHSCRPLHAREVATVNAFRSMMHDNMMVGAFSHSTAVGKLRKDLPDVPADARVNFPRYSLDEAATVCHYYLRQRLVRREAFSEENWKKVYYLSNGNGSEMRWLIPLMR, from the exons ATGTTGCGCTCCATTCTCCGAGCCGCAGCTGCAGGATCCAAGCTCCACCACCAGCTCCCCCGTCCCAGCGCTGCCGCGGCGCTGCTGCCCTGCCTCAGCTACTCCTCCAAGAACAGTAAATCCGCCGTCACCAAGGCCAACAAGAAGGCCAAATCCAAGGACGGCAGGGCTGATAACACCTCCTCCACTGCATCAGACGACCTCGActccggcctcgatgagggaGCCAGGGCTCGTCACCTCGCCCTCGACGAAAGTGACTCCTCCCTCGACGTCGGCCCTGATGGCCGTCCCCTCTTCACCTCCACTTCTTCACTCTCTCACCTCACTCGCAAGGATGCCTGCACCTACTTCAATTTCAA CATGTCTAAGTTGGAGGAGGTGTTGCCGGAAGGACTACCGGCAGGAATGGAGAAGGAATTCGGGGAAGCAATGAGGAGCGCTGTGCTAGTGAGGCAGGGTTTCCTGGATCTCCGAGATAACTTCCGACGAATTGTTGATCCGCCATCCTGGCCCTCTGATAAAG CACCAAAGCTCAGAAAGCAGGTTGTATTGGATGGTCCTGTTAGCTGTGGTAAGAGCATTGCACTTGCCATGCTCGTCCACTGGGCTCGTGATGAAGGTTGGCTGGTTTTTTATGTCCCTAAAGGCCGTGAGTGGACTCATGGAggattttattataaaaaccCACAAACGGGATTGTGGGATACTCCCGTTCAAGCTGAAAAGATCCTCAAG GATTTTCGCATGTGGAATGAAGGTCATTTAATGAAACTCCCCTGCCAAGTATATGACCCGATTCCGTTGGGTGAAGGGGCTGGTGTTGGCTGGATGAAAGATGTTGATTCCATGACAATGCCTGAAGGTTCGACACTGGATGATTTGGTTAAAACAGGAATTGATCATACGCATGCTGCTGTGGGGGTGGTGGTTCGTTTGAGAAAAGAATTATCACTTGTAAAAGAGATACCTGTCCTCTTTGCAATTGATCAA TATAATAGCTGGTTTACATTCAGCGAGTATGAGGTGCCAGTCACTCTCCATTCTTGCCGACCACTACATGCTAGAGAGGTTGCAACA GTTAATGCTTTTAGATCCATGATGCATGATAATATGATGGTGGGTGCATTTTCTCATTCAACTGCAGTAGGAAAGCTGCGGAAGGATCTTCCAGATGTTCCAGCAGATGCGCGTGTTAATTTCCCTCGCTACTCTTTAGATGAAGCTGCTACTGTTTGCCATTATTACCTCAG GCAAAGGCTGGTGCGCCGAGAAGCATTTTCTGAGGAGAACTGGAAGAAGGTTTACTACTTGTCAAATGGGAATGGATCAGAAATGAGGTGGTTAATCCCGTTGATGCGATGA
- the LOC116199315 gene encoding cation/H(+) antiporter 15-like → MTKKLMLQLSAGNLMDQHGARSGEDGIELPYTCQLITAINSRGIWYGDDPFAFSVPLLMLQLSLISLFTRSIHHHLLKRLSQPSIVSQILGGVILGPSVLGLNASFVSKVFPAKGRGVFDTFALFGFMLFVFLIGVKIDPFIVLRSGKRTVVIGTLGFFVPYTLTSFVAFLLDHFLSLDRNVSIAIHLIVGMLSMTAFPVVACFLAELKILNSEIGRLSSSSSMICDVCHWSIMTLNYVVRLASTKSSRTSFGSILSMALLIGLIVFGIRPAALWAIRHTPEGKPVKEIYIFSVLVALLLCGFTAEAIGLNAFVASFLLGLVIPDGPPLGATLVERLDCFVTMVLMPLFFTICGLKMNVFSIKSFKNVGVIQLIVLVSFLGKLLGVVMPALLQRMPLRDAFSLGLIMNSKGIIELALLHSWKMSNVMNEECFSIVIISLVVVTGVISPVVRILYDPSRRFIAYKRRTILHKRQNEELRILACIHTEDNVHATMKLLEASNPSKDSPISLCVLHLLNLVGRASSLLIPHFPQDWNNKSSSSQNQNLSERIFNLFRKMEQKHQGQILTLRFYKGISPYATMHNDVCSLALEKRITLIIIPYHRQFTQPWGKVESIHAFRHLNKNVLDKAPCSVGVLIDRSNRKKYYRPNHIEASSYYRVAVLFFGGADDREALAYARRMSEHSHVLLTLIRFSCCGPMEIASGTARSKMLDDEILEDFRCKNNAQRNKERVSYQEEEVRGRGDVMSVFKSMKGCYDLVMVGRRHGESKLMQELRKCSSRDDQLGTIGDILAMEYDNGGESFILVVQQQTRVWGLRDPEESTRLRRIKL, encoded by the exons ATGACGAAGAAGTTGATGCTTCAGCTGTCAGCAGGCAACCTTATGGACCAGCATGGGGCTCGCAGCGGGGAAGACGGCATTGAGTTGCCCTATACGTGTCAGCTCATAACAGCGATCAATTCTCGGGGCATTTGGTATGGGGACGACCCTTTTGCCTTCTCCGTCCCTCTCCTCATGCTCCAGCTCTCCCTCATTTCCCTCTTCACCCGTTCCATTCACCACCACCTTCTCAAGCGCCTCAGCCAGCCCTCCATCGTCTCTCAGATCCTT GGTGGTGTGATTCTAGGTCCTTCAGTACTCGGGCTCAACGCTTCATTTGTGAGCAAGGTATTCCCAGCTAAAGGCAGGGGCGTCTTCGACACCTTCGCCCTCTTCGGATTCATGCTCTTTGTATTCCTGATTGGGGTCAAGATTGACCCTTTCATTGTCCTGAGGTCAGGCAAAAGGACGGTGGTTATCGGCACTCTTGGCTTCTTCGTGCCCTACACGCTGACCAGCTTCGTCGCATTCTTGCTCGATCATTTCCTCTCTTTGGACCGCAATGTCTCTATAGCAATTCACTTGATAGTAGGGATGCTCTCCATGACAGCCTTCCCTGTTGTAGCTTGCTTTCTTGCCGAGCTCAAGATACTTAATTCTGAAATCGGACGCTTATCATCTTCATCCTCAATGATCTGCGATGTTTGTCACTGGTCTATCATGACACTCAACTATGTAGTCCGATTAGCCTCCACAAAATCGTCGAGGACTTCCTTTGGGTCAATCTTATCGATGGCTCTACTCATCGGGCTCATTGTGTTTGGGATCCGGCCGGCTGCTTTATGGGCAATCCGGCATACTCCAGAAGGAAAGCCCGTGAAAGAGATCTACATTTTCTCCGTCCTTGTAGCACTGCTATTGTGTGGATTTACTGCTGAAGCAATAGGTCTCAATGCCTTCGTAGCATCGTTTCTTCTGGGTTTGGTCATACCTGATGGGCCACCCTTGGGGGCCACGCTGGTGGAGAGGCTTGATTGCTTCGTTACGATGGTGCTGATGCCGCTATTCTTCACTATATGCGGGTTGAAGATGAACGTTTTCTCGATAAAGTCGTTCAAGAATGTCGGTGTGATTCAACTGATTGTTCTCGTCTCTTTCCTGGGGAAACTTTTAGGCGTGGTGATGCCTGCACTCTTGCAGAGGATGCCACTCCGGGATGCCTTCTCTCTCGGTCTTATTATGAACTCCAAAGGCATCATCGAATTGGCTCTCCTTCATAGCTGGAAGATGTCCAAC GTCATGAACGAAGAATGCTTCTCTATTGTTATTATCTCTCTGGTGGTTGTGACAGGAGTCATCTCACCTGTAGTGAGGATCCTCTACGACCCTTCGAGGAGATTCATTGCTTACAAGAGGAGGACTATACTTCACAAGCGGCAGAACGAGGAACTCCGCATACTTGCCTGCATCCACACCGAGGACAATGTGCACGCGACTATGAAGCTCCTGGAAGCATCGAATCCTTCCAAGGACAGCCCCATCAGCTTATGTGTGCTCCACCTCCTGAACCTTGTGGGGCGGGCATCATCCCTTCTGATCCCGCACTTTCCTCAGGATTGGAACAATAAGTCGTCCAGCTCTCAGAACCAAAACCTGTCTGAGCGAATCTTTAATCTGTTCAGGAAGATGGAACAGAAACACCAAGGCCAGATATTAACACTTCGTTTCTACAAAGGAATCTCTCCTTATGCGACGATGCACAATGACGTCTGCTCCTTAGCATTGGAGAAGAGGATCACCCTCATAATAATCCCTTACCACAGGCAGTTTACACAACCCTGGGGGAAGGTGGAGTCAATTCATGCCTTCAGGCACCTGAACAAGAACGTTCTCGACAAGGCTCCTTGCTCTGTAGGCGTCCTGATCGATCGCAGCAACAGGAAGAAGTACTACCGGCCGAACCACATCGAGGCTTCCTCCTACTACAGGGTCGCTGTTCTCTTCTTTGGTGGAGCAGATGACAGAGAGGCGCTTGCCTATGCGAGAAGGATGTCAGAACATTCCCATGTGCTCCTGACCCTCATAAGATTCTCCTGCTGTGGTCCGATGGAGATCGCGAGCGGGACTGCCAGGAGCAAAATGCTCGATGACGAGATTCTCGAGGACTTCAGGTGCAAGAATAATGCTCAGAGGAATAAAGAACGGGTCTCTTAccaggaggaggaggtgaGGGGGCGGGGGGACGTGATGAGTGTGTTTAAATCCATGAAGGGCTGCTACGACCTTGTCATGGTTGGGAGGAGGCACGGGGAATCCAAGCTAATGCAGGAGCTCAGGAAATGCAGTAGTCGTGATGATCAATTAGGAACCATCGGGGACATACTCGCCATGGAATATGATAACGGAGGCGAGTCTTTTATCTTGGTAGTGCAGCAGCAGACCCGAGTCTGGGGATTGAGGGACCCCGAGGAGTCTACAAGACTGAGAAGAATTAAATTGTAG
- the LOC116199411 gene encoding biogenesis of lysosome-related organelles complex 1 subunit 1: MYSPQLPLAVARGASSSYSSGSPTEEMEQPGSLLEASLVQLMHHHHRISLHLRDRTEKAKRDATRSAAVVSDLLVDAVNGGVQEAFVNEKRIELEIRSLAVTVNRFMKQTDQWLAASHAMNSAIKEIGDFENWMKVMEYDCKSINAAIRNIHQG; encoded by the exons ATGTATTCACCTCAACTCCCACTGGCCGTGGCTCGGGGGGCATCATCATCTTATTCTTCTGGTTCACCTACTGAAGAGATGGAGCAGCCCGGAAGCTTATTAGAAGCTTCACTCGTCCAGCTGATGCACCATCACCACCGCATCTCCCTCCACCTCCGGGATCGTACGGAGAAGGCGAAGAGAGATGCCACCCGGAGCGCCGCGGTCGTATCGGACCTGCTGGTGGATGCCGTCAACGGAGGGGTGCAGGAGGCATTCGTCAACGAGAAGAGGATCGAGCTCGAGATTCGATCATTGGCTGTCACTGTTAACCGGTTCATGAAGCAGACGGATCAGTGGCTTGCTGCTTCTCATGCCATGAACTCCGCCATTAAG GAAATCGGAGACTTTGAGAACTGGATGAAGGTGATGGAGTACGATTGCAAGAGCATTAATGCAGCCATCCGCAATATCCATCAAGGCTGA
- the LOC116199977 gene encoding WRKY transcription factor WRKY24-like, which produces MASSSSSGSLDTSANSHPPPNCTASFTFPAHGHGHHPFFMTTSSFSSLLTSSSRDDIIDHHHHHHRVGGSNNNSSSSSSLSDRIAERTGSGVPKFKSIPPPSLPLSPPSVSPSSYFAIPPGLSPAELLDSPVLLSASNNIMPSPTTGTIPAHAFNWSWQVAPPAGSGGSRPVNRAEDFDKCHPSFFDFTFQTGPNIAAAAVTQGQKQSWNLPESAKQDDDALRKGLVKPEFDSYTPEEITALQTGNNLNNMTISNGTHQSMHSTSNPYNQQQQQPNRRSDDGYNWRKYGQKQVKGSENPRSYYKCTYPNCPTKKKVEKSLDGQITEIVYKGSHNHPKPQSTSRRSSSSSSAPPTHAVALVQAASSSGHPPISDFLDHSLSAQMESGTPDNSSLSVGDEDFDQGSQKSKTAGGDDLDEDEPDAKRWKKEGESEGISGAGSRTVREPRVVVQTTSDIDILDDGYRWRKYGQKVVKGNPNPRSYYKCTHPGCPVRKHVERASHDLRAVITTYEGKHNHDVPAARGSSSHTVNRTSTEGTSNNSGGNNVSSTAARTAMMPHPSNGPVAPNPIRGMRQTTSSDGQLPFTLEMLPDGPAGFEFSGFGSSMAMGGLMNHHVHHQQQGMDNTFLKAKEEAREDLFLESLLC; this is translated from the exons ATggcctcttcttcttcttcagggaGCTTAGACACCTCTGCAAACTCACACCCCCCTCCAAATTGTACTGCAAGCTTCACTTTCCCCGCCCACGGCCACGGCCACCATCCCTTCTTCATGACcacctcctccttctcctcccTTCTTACCTCCAGCTCCAGAGACGATATCAttgatcatcatcatcatcatcatcgtgtCGGCGGTAGCAAcaacaacagcagcagcagcagcagcttaTCTGACCGAATAGCCGAGCGGACAGGTTCAGGCGTCCCCAAGTTCAAGTCGATCCCTCCCCCCTCCCTTCCCCTCTCTCCTCCCTCCGTGTCCCCTTCTTCCTACTTTGCCATCCCTCCTGGCCTCAGCCCGGCCGAGCTTCTCGACTCCCCGGTCCTCCTTAGTGCTTCCAACAAc ATTATGCCGTCCCCCACGACTGGAACTATCCCAGCTCACGCCTTCAACTGGAGCTGGCAGGTTGCTCCTCCTGCTGGATCAGGAGGGAGCCGGCCTGTCAACAGGGCCGAAGACTTCGACAAGTGCCACCCCTCCTTCTTCGACTTCACCTTTCAAACCGGCCCCAATATCGCAGCCGCTGCTGTAACTCAG GGCCAGAAGCAGAGTTGGAATTTGCCAGAGTCAGCTAAACAGGATGATGATGCGTTACGGAAGGGTTTGGTGAAGCCTGAATTTGATTCTTATACCCCGGAGGAAATCACTGCCTTACAGACTGGTAACAATCTGAACAACATGACCATTAGCAACGGAACGCATCAATCAATGCATAGTACTAGTAACCCATACaaccagcagcagcagcagcctaACCGGAGGTCGGATGACGGGTATAACTGGAGGAAATACGGGCAGAAGCAAGTGAAGGGGAGTGAGAACCCCAGGAGCTATTACAAGTGCACATACCCCAACTGCCCGACCAAGAAGAAGGTCGAGAAGTCTCTTGATGGGCAGATAACTGAGATTGTGTACAAGGGAAGCCATAACCACCCCAAGCCCCAGTCCACTAGTAGGAgatcctcatcctcatcctctGCTCCACCCACCCATGCAGTAGCACTAGTCCaagctgcttcttcttctggtCATCCTCCAATCTCTGACTTCCTCGACCATTCACTCTCTGCGCAAATGGAATCGGGGACCCCTGATAACTCCTCCCTATCGGTAGGGGATGAAGATTTCGATCAAGGGTCTCAGAAGAGCAAGACTGCAGGGGGGGATGACTTAGATGAGGACGAACCCGATGCCAAAAGATG GAAAAAGGAGGGGGAAAGTGAGGGGATTTCCGGAGCTGGGAGCAGGACAGTGAGGGAACCTAGAGTCGTAGTCCAGACCACCAGCGACATTGATATCCTTGATGATGGGTACCGCTGGAGGAAGTACGGGCAGAAGGTCGTCAAAGGAAATCCAAATCCGAG GAGCTACTACAAATGCACGCACCCGGGATGCCCTGTGAGAAAGCACGTGGAGAGGGCATCTCATGATTTAAGGGCGGTGATCACAACCTACGAGGGAAAGCACAACCACGATGTCCCTGCAGCCCGTGGAAGCAGCTCCCATACCGTCAATCGGACGTCAACTGAGGGCACCAGCAACAATAGCGGCGGTAACAATGTAAGTAGCACAGCCGCAAGGACGGCAATGATGCCGCATCCATCCAATGGCCCTGTGGCTCCGAACCCGATTCGTGGAATGAGGCAAACAACATCCTCGGATGGGCAACTGCCCTTTACGCTGGAGATGTTGCCGGATGGTCCAGCGGGGTTTGAGTTCTCAGGATTCGGGAGCTCCATGGCCATGGGAGGTTTGATGAATCATCATGTTCATCATCAGCAACAAGGTATGGATAACACGTTTTTGAAGGCCAAGGAGGAGGCCAGGGAAGATCTGTTCTTGGAGTCATTGCTCTGCTGA